The window TCGGCCCGCCGATCGATGTCAGCTTAGAGACCAACCTGAATCACATTGCAATTCACCCATCGGCATTGAAGGCGTGTCCGAACCCAGCAGGTCATCCGTTTATAACCAGTGAGTAGAGAGGAGTATGCATCCATGTCCGTAAACACTGTTTCCCGGTTTTCCAAGAAACTGCTTCCTGCAGCCCTCGGTGTGGCGATTGCACTGACCAGTGCCGGCTGCATGGGCCCGCAATTTGCACCAGCCAGCTCCGATGTCGGCTGGGATACGAACTACACCGATGCCCTGAGTCCGCATACCCAGTTGGCGCTGGGTGTCATGAATGCGCTGAAGGATGATCCCGCCCAGGTCAAGAATCAGGCTGCGGCCGCGGCATTGTGGGATACCTTGGCCGGACAGGTCGATGCCAAGGCAGGTGATGCCGCCATCAACGCCACGCGCGCAAAGATCGAGGCACTGATGGGGCCGGAGCTGGTTGCAAAGGTCAAGAGCGAGCACTACAGCAAGGGGGATCTCATGGGCTTCATGATCAGTTCCGGCATGAAGATCCCGAAGGGCGGCAGCGGTTCGCTGAATCCCGATTTCATGGCCGCCCAGAATACCGCCAAGCTGCTGAAGGATGGCGGTGCATCGCTGCAGGCCAAGAGTGACGATGAATACAAGGCGGTGAGTCCGGAGGAGGCACTCAGCCCCATGCAGAGCCTGACGCTGGGGACGGCGCTATTACTGGCCGAGGATCGTGATTCCTTCGAGATGAGTCAGATATTCCGCCTGGCACTGTATTTCCGGCCGCTGCGGCGTATGTATGATCCCAACCCGGACATCATCAAGGCGTCGAGCTCGGCGAACTACGAGACGGTCTACATGGATCGAATCTGGCGCGTACTGCGACCCGAGCAGATCGCCGCGATCCGCAAGATGAATCTGACCCGCTCGGATATGGAAAAGTACCTCAAGGAGCACGTGCAGCTCTATAAGGTAGACATCAAGAAGACCCCGGACTTCGCGCTGGTCGAATACGCGGTCAACGATTTCCACGAGCAGATCGCGCCGCCGGACACCATCCCGCCGGAGGACAAGGGTGACTTCTTCATCGCCAGCAGTGTCAAGCGCATCAGCGGTGCCGCGCCCGGCGACGGCAAGAAGCTGTTTGAGGGTGTCTGCGCCTCCTGTCACGGCATCGACGGCCAGGGACGTTTCCCGCCGATCACCATGCAGTCCTACCTGTCACTGCACAGTGACCACGAGCACTTCGAGATCGTACGCTTTGGGCCGCCGCAGAAGCCTGGTTCGCCCATCGTCATGCCGACCTTCGCCGACAAGCTCACCGAGCAGCAGATGTGGGCGATCGTAAAGTATCTGCGTACCTTCGAGAACAGTACTGCTATGCGCCGGGGTGAGAGTGATGCGCGCGAAAGCGGCGTGAAGTTCTATGACACACCCGAAGTCTATGCTGCCTGGCAGGCCAAGGACAGTAATAAACTCTTCCTCGACCTGCAGAGTGATATTGCCTACCGCATCATGGGTCATATCCCGAACAGTCTGCACATCCGTCCCGAGGAACTGGCACAGAAGATGGATCAGCTGCCGAAGGACAAGGAGATTGTCGTCATCGACATGTTCGGCTCGCAGGGCCTGCAGCCGGCCAAGACGCTGGCCGACGCCGGCTATCGCACGGCGTACATGGCGACGGGCATGATGGACTGGCACATCACACGCAATTACCCAGTGTCCTATGACTGATCCGCTGCCCGCCGCCGCAAGGCGGCGGGCTTTGTCCAACGAAGGAGACGAGACATGCGAATACAGCCAATCGTGATCGGCCTCTTGGCCGCCGCGGGCACCATGACCCTGTGGGCGGGCAAGGCGCCTCAGGAGTCCGGTGCGCCACCAATCGACGAAGTCAAGGCCGTGGCCAAAGGCTATGCCGGCCAGCTCAAGGCGATGCTGCAGCAGCAGATGCAGGCGGGCGGCCCAGTCGATGCCCTCGCGGTCTGCAGTGACGAGGCGGCGCGCATCGGCAGCGATGCGGCCCGTGCCAGCGGCTGGTCTATCCGTCGTGTGACGGACCGGACGCGTAACCCGCTCGACATGCCGGACGCCTATGAACACCAGGTGTTGCAGGATTTCAGCAAACGTCTGGGCGACGGTGAGAAGGAGGTCGCGCGCTACGAGGTGGTCGAGGAGGGCGGCGTGCGCTATGCGCGCTTCATGAAGGCGATCCCGGTCGAAGGCCTGTGCCTGAGTTGCCATGGCTCGGCAACCGAGGTCGCCCCCGATGTCGCCGCACGTATCCAGACCCTCTACCCGCACGACCGCGCCATGGACTACAAGCTCGGTGATCTGCGCGGCGCACTGTCCATCAAGGTCAGGCTCGATTAGGACACGGCGGCTGGCTGATTTTCCATTGAAGCAATGACATCAAGAAGCGAGGAAATCCGATGAAATACATTTCGATCAGACACCTGTTCCAGAAGCGATTCCGTACCAGCACCCTCATGGCGGCCTTGCTGACGGGATCCCTGCTGCCAGCCGCAGTACCTGCACAGGAGCCGATCGGGCCCAAGCTCACACCGCGCCTGCACGAACTGCTGCGCGACGAGATGCTCTCCATCCGTCAGGCCATGGAACATATCATGAACGGCCTCGTGGCCGGCGACAGCTCCATCGTGGAGAACATGGCCATGCAGGTGCATGACAGTTTCATCCTGACCCAGCAGCTGACCGAGCAGGACAAGAAGGACCTGATGGCGGCGGCGTCGAAGGAGTTTCTGGCACTCGATGGCGAATTCCACGTGACGGCCAAGAAGCTTGCCCATGCGGCCGAGCAGAAGGACTTCGAGCTGCAGCGCTTCTACTACGGAAAAATGGTCGATAGCTGTCAGACCTGCCACAGCCAGTTCGTGACCGACCGTTTCCCGCAGTTTGCCGGCAAGGCACCCGAGGGACATGTGCATTGATGCCGGCGGTGCACCATACCCGATACCTGCTTCTGTCCACCCGGCCCTCCCTCGTCACACCCGACAGGGGAGGCGCTGGATGGGGGTAATATCATCCTGCTGGACACGGATCACGGGACGATCCATGGCATGAACACC of the Gammaproteobacteria bacterium genome contains:
- a CDS encoding c-type cytochrome, whose translation is MSVNTVSRFSKKLLPAALGVAIALTSAGCMGPQFAPASSDVGWDTNYTDALSPHTQLALGVMNALKDDPAQVKNQAAAAALWDTLAGQVDAKAGDAAINATRAKIEALMGPELVAKVKSEHYSKGDLMGFMISSGMKIPKGGSGSLNPDFMAAQNTAKLLKDGGASLQAKSDDEYKAVSPEEALSPMQSLTLGTALLLAEDRDSFEMSQIFRLALYFRPLRRMYDPNPDIIKASSSANYETVYMDRIWRVLRPEQIAAIRKMNLTRSDMEKYLKEHVQLYKVDIKKTPDFALVEYAVNDFHEQIAPPDTIPPEDKGDFFIASSVKRISGAAPGDGKKLFEGVCASCHGIDGQGRFPPITMQSYLSLHSDHEHFEIVRFGPPQKPGSPIVMPTFADKLTEQQMWAIVKYLRTFENSTAMRRGESDARESGVKFYDTPEVYAAWQAKDSNKLFLDLQSDIAYRIMGHIPNSLHIRPEELAQKMDQLPKDKEIVVIDMFGSQGLQPAKTLADAGYRTAYMATGMMDWHITRNYPVSYD
- a CDS encoding DUF3365 domain-containing protein, coding for MRIQPIVIGLLAAAGTMTLWAGKAPQESGAPPIDEVKAVAKGYAGQLKAMLQQQMQAGGPVDALAVCSDEAARIGSDAARASGWSIRRVTDRTRNPLDMPDAYEHQVLQDFSKRLGDGEKEVARYEVVEEGGVRYARFMKAIPVEGLCLSCHGSATEVAPDVAARIQTLYPHDRAMDYKLGDLRGALSIKVRLD
- a CDS encoding cytochrome c, whose protein sequence is MKYISIRHLFQKRFRTSTLMAALLTGSLLPAAVPAQEPIGPKLTPRLHELLRDEMLSIRQAMEHIMNGLVAGDSSIVENMAMQVHDSFILTQQLTEQDKKDLMAAASKEFLALDGEFHVTAKKLAHAAEQKDFELQRFYYGKMVDSCQTCHSQFVTDRFPQFAGKAPEGHVH